AACAAAAAAGTTTGCAACGCTTACCGCCTCTGTAAGGAGTCCACCGGGATTATCTCTTAAATCAAGGACGATTTTATTTATGCCGTTATTATCCATATACGTGAGGGCATTTGCTATATTAGATGTGGTATTTTCATTAAATTCTCCTATTTTTATATACCCAACTCCATCGATTATTTTATAAGAAACTGGATTGACCCGAATTATTTGTCTCGTAAGCTCAAATTCTTTTATAGAACCTCCTACGTCAAAAGTGACCTTTACTTTTGTGCCTTCTTCTCCAATTATCATATTTACTACGTCGTTTATATTCATTCCCTCAACGCTTTTGTCGTTTACTGCTTTTATAATATAACCACTTTTGATTCCAGCTTTTTCAGCAGGCGAACCTTCTAAAACGGAAGTTACAACAATTTTTCCGTCCTTTTCAGTCAAGACCATTCCTGTCCCACTGAAAGTTCCGGAAGTATTTTTGGTAAAATCTTTAAACTCTTCTTTTGTAAAATATGTACTATATTCATCAAGGCTTGAAAAAATTCCTTTTAAAGCTGCTTCTTTGAGTTGATCGTACGTCACATCTCCAATGTAATTATCTGTTATATACTTCATAATGGAACCAATGTCTGCAAGGTTATCATAAAGTTGTTGATCTGTCGTGGTTTGCGTTGAAGATTCAGCAAAAACATGTACTGGAACAGTAAAAGCAAGACTTGCAGCAATTAAAAATGTCAAAATTAGCGTCAAAAATCTTTTCACAATATATACCTCCATTTCTAATATATTAAGTTATAATTTCTTCGCTACTACAGTTTAATTATATCACATTGGTTAATCATAAAAATTTATCACATAATAAAGTTTCAAAGGTTTCCCTATACTGATAGAGAAACCTTTGAAACTTGAGCACCGTTATTTTCACAATGGAGTTTATATACTCTATAATCTATCTCCATGCTAGTATACACACTTCCTACTCCTTCTACTACTGTATCTACCTTATCTTCCGAGCAAATAGCCATAATTGTAGGACCTGCTCCACTTAAAAAAGCAGAATAAGCACCTGCTTCTAAAGCTTTTTCAAAACAGGCATACATTTCAGGTATAAGTTTAGAGCGGTATTTTTGATGGAGCATATCTTGAGAGGCAATCTTTAACAAATCGTACCTTCCACTAAACAAAGCAGCTGTCAAAAGAGAAGACCTACCTGTATTGAATAC
The sequence above is a segment of the Thermoanaerobacter ethanolicus JW 200 genome. Coding sequences within it:
- a CDS encoding S41 family peptidase, yielding MKRFLTLILTFLIAASLAFTVPVHVFAESSTQTTTDQQLYDNLADIGSIMKYITDNYIGDVTYDQLKEAALKGIFSSLDEYSTYFTKEEFKDFTKNTSGTFSGTGMVLTEKDGKIVVTSVLEGSPAEKAGIKSGYIIKAVNDKSVEGMNINDVVNMIIGEEGTKVKVTFDVGGSIKEFELTRQIIRVNPVSYKIIDGVGYIKIGEFNENTTSNIANALTYMDNNGINKIVLDLRDNPGGLLTEAVSVANFFVPKGAVLTVETKNGENEIYYSYLNNPKYKLAVLINGNTASAAEILAGAIQDTKAGTLVGEKSFGKGTVQSVVPLPDGSGFKLTIARYKLPSGRYIDKQGLKPDIYVVNTQYTPSIKFNGTLRVGSRGNDVKILQKNLNILKFNAGPEDGIFGPKTANAVKELQKKAGLTPTGVFDKNTYDALVKLLEELNNKDIQLDKAIEVLKKM